A part of Aquaspirillum sp. LM1 genomic DNA contains:
- a CDS encoding ATP-binding protein has protein sequence MPDSLPPARRYRLAHLRLPASAFLPRPRRYPFVRLPADSAFAPPRPPRIVRSLVLPLLMFGMMMLIGYSGFLVSEHTGIGNLRESGARQMALHARGVESEIGKFTFLPRLLEMEPQVAQLLQTPSPARRRYVNHYLDGFNDRSGSRVVYVLDPTGRVQASSNWDDFDSYVDEDLSFRAYFQDAIVGKPGRFYGIGSTIGESGYYLAHGLKHQGKIIGAGVVKVRLEAVEQRWRQAGLQAFVSDENQIIILSSEPAHKLRAVTPLSPARREQLALSLQYHWWALTDLKTQRREPLGPGEELITFPSGERRAPGGVRYLALSQPLADTPWRFTLLLPLEDIRRNATSHGALAAVLFAFLSFLLIAWNERRKVIATRLAAREALQKANNVLEHKIAQRTADLRASNRRLKAEVREREQTELTLRRTQDDLIQAGKLAVIGQMATSIAHELNQPLAALRTLSGNTVRFLERGKLDVASANLATINQLVDRMGKITASLRSFARRSDPSDSRASLTQAVDAALFLVEPRKGRGPLTLVREFADCQLAIDQTRLEQILVNLLSNALDAMQGQQERILTLRGEPGEQHYQFMVRDNGHGLPPDTMPRLFEPFFTTKPAAQGGLGLGLTISASLAADAGGSLSARQPDGGGAEFVLTLPCLPTETPPHG, from the coding sequence TTGCCTGATTCCCTCCCGCCGGCCCGGCGCTACCGCCTGGCCCATCTGCGCCTGCCGGCGTCGGCGTTTCTGCCGCGTCCGCGCCGTTATCCCTTTGTCCGCCTGCCTGCCGACAGCGCCTTTGCCCCGCCCCGCCCGCCGCGCATTGTCCGTTCGCTGGTGCTGCCGCTCCTGATGTTTGGCATGATGATGCTGATTGGTTACAGTGGCTTTCTGGTCAGCGAACACACCGGGATTGGCAATCTGCGCGAAAGCGGTGCCCGGCAGATGGCGCTGCATGCGCGCGGGGTGGAAAGCGAAATCGGCAAGTTCACCTTCTTGCCGCGCCTGCTGGAAATGGAACCGCAAGTGGCCCAGCTGCTGCAAACCCCATCGCCAGCGCGGCGTCGCTACGTCAACCACTATCTGGACGGCTTTAACGACCGCAGTGGCAGCCGGGTGGTGTATGTGCTCGACCCGACGGGCCGGGTACAGGCATCCAGCAACTGGGACGACTTTGACAGCTATGTCGATGAAGACCTGTCGTTTCGCGCCTATTTTCAGGATGCCATTGTCGGCAAGCCGGGGCGGTTTTACGGCATTGGCAGCACCATCGGCGAATCGGGCTACTACCTGGCTCACGGGCTGAAGCACCAGGGCAAGATCATCGGCGCGGGTGTGGTCAAAGTGCGGCTGGAGGCCGTTGAGCAGCGCTGGCGGCAAGCCGGGCTACAAGCTTTTGTCAGCGATGAAAACCAGATCATCATCCTGTCCAGCGAACCGGCGCACAAACTGCGTGCCGTCACCCCGCTCAGCCCGGCACGGCGCGAACAACTGGCGCTCAGCCTGCAATACCACTGGTGGGCGCTGACCGACCTGAAAACCCAGCGGCGCGAACCGCTGGGGCCAGGTGAAGAACTGATCACCTTTCCCTCCGGCGAACGCCGCGCGCCAGGCGGCGTGCGCTATCTGGCGCTCAGCCAGCCGCTGGCCGACACACCATGGCGCTTTACCCTGCTGCTGCCGCTGGAAGACATCCGCCGCAACGCCACCAGCCACGGCGCGCTGGCGGCGGTGCTGTTTGCCTTTTTAAGCTTTTTGCTGATTGCCTGGAACGAGCGGCGCAAAGTCATCGCCACCCGGCTGGCCGCCCGCGAAGCCCTGCAAAAAGCCAATAATGTGCTGGAGCATAAAATTGCCCAGCGCACCGCCGACCTGCGCGCCAGCAACCGCCGGCTGAAAGCCGAAGTGCGCGAGCGCGAACAGACCGAACTCACCCTGCGCCGCACCCAGGACGACCTGATCCAGGCCGGCAAGCTGGCGGTAATTGGCCAGATGGCCACCAGCATCGCCCACGAACTCAACCAGCCGCTGGCGGCGCTGCGCACCCTGTCGGGCAATACCGTGCGTTTTCTTGAGCGCGGCAAGCTCGACGTGGCCAGCGCCAACCTGGCCACCATCAACCAGCTGGTGGACCGCATGGGTAAAATCACCGCCAGCCTGCGCTCGTTTGCCCGCCGCTCCGACCCCTCCGACAGCCGTGCCAGCCTGACCCAGGCAGTGGACGCCGCGCTGTTTCTGGTGGAGCCGCGCAAGGGCAGGGGACCGCTGACGCTGGTCCGCGAATTTGCTGATTGCCAGCTGGCCATCGACCAGACCCGGCTGGAGCAGATTCTGGTCAATCTGTTGTCCAATGCGCTGGACGCCATGCAGGGCCAGCAGGAACGCATCCTCACCCTGCGCGGCGAACCTGGCGAGCAGCACTACCAGTTCATGGTGCGCGATAATGGCCACGGCCTGCCGCCCGACACCATGCCCCGGCTGTTTGAACCGTTTTTCACCACCAAACCGGCAGCGCAGGGCGGGCTGGGCCTGGGGCTGACCATTTCCGCCAGCCTGGCCGCCGACGCCGGCGGCTCGCTGTCGGCACGCCAGCCTGATGGCGGCGGAGCCGAATTTGTCCTGACCCTGCCTTGCCTGCCCACGGAGACCCCGCCCCATGGCTGA
- a CDS encoding amino acid ABC transporter ATP-binding protein — protein MIQINNVSKWYGEFQVLTDCTTEVKKGEVVVVCGPSGSGKSTLIKTVNALEPFQKGEILVEGVSVGDPKTNLPKLRSRVGMVFQHFELFPHLSITDNLTIAQMKVLGRSRDAAHDKGLKLLDRVGLKAHAHKYPGQLSGGQQQRVAIARALAMDPIVMLFDEPTSALDPEMVNEVLDVMVELAQEGMTMMCVTHEMGFARKVASRVIFMDRGQIVEDCSKDDFFGHLDARSERARQFLSKILQH, from the coding sequence ATGATCCAGATCAATAATGTCTCCAAGTGGTACGGCGAGTTTCAGGTATTGACCGACTGCACCACCGAAGTGAAAAAAGGCGAAGTGGTGGTGGTGTGCGGGCCGTCCGGCTCGGGCAAGTCCACCCTGATTAAAACCGTCAACGCGCTGGAACCGTTCCAGAAAGGCGAAATCCTGGTGGAAGGCGTCTCGGTGGGCGACCCGAAAACCAATCTGCCCAAGCTGCGCAGCCGGGTGGGCATGGTGTTTCAGCACTTTGAACTGTTTCCGCACCTGTCGATCACCGACAACCTGACCATCGCCCAGATGAAGGTGCTGGGCCGCAGCCGCGACGCCGCCCACGACAAGGGCCTGAAGCTGCTCGACCGGGTGGGCCTGAAGGCGCATGCGCACAAATACCCCGGCCAGCTCTCCGGCGGCCAGCAGCAGCGTGTGGCGATTGCCCGCGCGCTGGCGATGGACCCGATCGTGATGCTGTTTGACGAACCCACCAGCGCGCTCGACCCGGAAATGGTCAACGAAGTGCTCGACGTGATGGTGGAACTGGCGCAGGAAGGCATGACCATGATGTGCGTCACCCACGAAATGGGCTTTGCCCGCAAGGTGGCCAGCCGGGTGATCTTCATGGACCGTGGCCAGATTGTGGAAGACTGCAGCAAAGACGATTTCTTCGGTCATCTGGATGCCCGCTCGGAACGCGCCCGCCAGTTCCTGTCGAAAATCCTGCAGCACTGA
- a CDS encoding amino acid ABC transporter permease: MNLDFSTLAGAQDFLWQGFKYSLSLTVSSMVIGIFFGTLLAMARLSSIKPLQLAAAGYVNLFRSVPLVLVIFWFYILVPLLTGVDVGAERSAYLTFAIFEAAYYCEIVRAGIQSIPRGQIAAGQAMGFTYGQNMRYVILPQAFRNVVPLLLTQTIVLFQDTSLVYVVGATDLLGAADKVAHRDGTLVEMYILVALLYFCISFALSQAVKRLHARIAIVR, encoded by the coding sequence ATGAACCTCGATTTCAGCACGTTGGCCGGTGCCCAGGATTTTCTGTGGCAAGGCTTCAAGTACTCGCTCAGCCTGACCGTCAGCTCGATGGTGATTGGCATCTTTTTTGGCACCCTGCTGGCCATGGCGCGCCTGTCCAGCATCAAGCCGCTGCAGCTGGCGGCGGCGGGGTATGTGAACCTGTTCCGCTCGGTGCCGCTGGTGCTGGTGATTTTCTGGTTTTACATCCTGGTGCCGCTGCTGACCGGGGTGGACGTGGGCGCGGAGCGCTCGGCCTACCTGACCTTTGCCATCTTTGAGGCAGCGTATTACTGCGAAATTGTCCGCGCCGGCATCCAGTCGATTCCGCGTGGCCAGATTGCCGCCGGCCAGGCCATGGGCTTTACCTACGGCCAGAACATGCGCTATGTGATCCTGCCGCAGGCCTTCCGCAATGTGGTGCCGCTGTTGCTGACGCAAACCATTGTGCTGTTCCAGGACACCTCGCTGGTGTACGTGGTGGGTGCCACCGATCTGCTGGGCGCAGCCGACAAGGTGGCGCACCGCGATGGCACCCTGGTGGAAATGTATATTCTGGTGGCCCTGCTGTACTTCTGCATCAGCTTTGCCCTGTCGCAGGCCGTCAAGCGTCTGCATGCCCGTATCGCCATTGTGCGCTAA
- a CDS encoding amino acid ABC transporter permease yields the protein MSQYQWNWSVVLEQVSGTEEFYYQWLLSGLGWTITTALSAWVVALVVGSMIGVLRTVPSRWVAGLATAYVELFRNIPLIVQMFLWYFVLPELVPHSTGIWMKQSMPLPEFTTAVVALGFFTSARVAEQVRTGILALPRGQKSAGLALGFTLGQTYRYVLLPMAYRIVIPPLTSEFMNIFKNSAVALAIGLTELTFQMRQITGEYSPANPIEVMTVVSAMYLLVAFSVNRIMALIERKTRVPGYISGGH from the coding sequence ATGAGTCAATATCAATGGAACTGGTCGGTGGTCCTGGAACAGGTCTCCGGCACAGAAGAGTTCTATTACCAGTGGCTGCTCAGCGGCCTGGGCTGGACCATCACCACCGCGCTGTCGGCCTGGGTCGTGGCGCTGGTGGTGGGGTCGATGATCGGGGTGTTGCGCACCGTGCCCTCGCGCTGGGTGGCCGGGCTGGCCACCGCGTATGTTGAGCTGTTTCGTAATATCCCGCTGATTGTGCAGATGTTTTTGTGGTATTTCGTGCTGCCGGAACTGGTGCCGCACTCTACTGGCATCTGGATGAAGCAATCCATGCCGCTGCCGGAATTCACCACCGCCGTGGTGGCGCTGGGCTTCTTTACCTCGGCGCGGGTGGCCGAACAGGTGCGCACCGGCATTCTGGCGCTGCCGCGCGGGCAGAAAAGCGCTGGTCTGGCGCTGGGTTTCACCCTGGGGCAAACCTACCGCTATGTGCTGCTGCCGATGGCCTACCGGATTGTGATTCCGCCGCTGACCAGCGAATTCATGAACATCTTCAAGAACTCCGCCGTGGCGCTGGCGATTGGCCTGACCGAACTGACCTTCCAGATGCGCCAGATTACCGGCGAATACTCCCCGGCCAACCCGATTGAAGTGATGACCGTGGTCAGCGCCATGTATCTGCTGGTGGCATTCAGCGTCAACCGCATCATGGCACTGATTGAACGCAAGACCCGCGTACCGGGTTATATCTCCGGAGGCCATTGA
- a CDS encoding transporter substrate-binding domain-containing protein, which produces MRTSIRFMAVAVTSALLATPVMADTLQKIKETGTINVGHRESSIPFSYLDGNQKPVGYSMDLCNKVVEAVKKELKMPALVTKLTPVTSQTRIPLMTNGTIDLECGSTTNSLERQKQVAFGVTTFVSPVRMVVKADSGIKSLSDLNGKAVATTTGTTSDRYIKQNEKGQSIDVKNVYGKDHAESFLMVETGRAAAFVMDEVLLAGFIASARNPKDFALAGPALSTEPYGIMLRKDDPQFKALVDKTLTDLMKSGEINKIYAKWFTSPIPPKNVNLNLPMNAQLQDAIKNPNDKGI; this is translated from the coding sequence ATGCGCACTTCGATCCGTTTCATGGCTGTGGCCGTGACCTCTGCCCTGCTGGCCACCCCGGTGATGGCTGATACCCTGCAAAAAATCAAGGAAACCGGCACGATCAACGTCGGCCACCGCGAATCGTCGATCCCGTTCTCCTACCTGGATGGCAACCAGAAGCCGGTGGGCTACTCGATGGACCTGTGCAACAAAGTGGTCGAAGCGGTCAAAAAAGAGCTGAAAATGCCGGCGCTGGTGACCAAGCTCACCCCGGTGACCTCGCAAACCCGCATTCCGCTGATGACCAACGGCACCATCGACCTGGAATGTGGCTCCACCACCAATTCGCTGGAACGGCAAAAGCAGGTGGCGTTTGGCGTCACCACCTTTGTGTCGCCGGTGCGCATGGTGGTCAAGGCCGATTCTGGCATCAAGTCGCTGAGCGACCTCAACGGCAAGGCCGTGGCCACCACCACCGGCACCACCTCGGACCGCTACATCAAGCAAAACGAGAAGGGCCAGAGCATTGACGTGAAAAACGTCTACGGCAAGGACCACGCCGAATCCTTCCTGATGGTGGAAACCGGTCGCGCGGCGGCGTTTGTGATGGACGAAGTGCTGCTGGCCGGCTTTATTGCCAGCGCCAGGAACCCGAAAGACTTTGCCCTGGCCGGCCCGGCGCTGTCCACCGAGCCGTACGGCATCATGCTGCGCAAGGACGACCCGCAGTTCAAGGCACTGGTGGACAAAACCCTGACCGACCTGATGAAGTCGGGCGAAATCAACAAGATCTACGCCAAGTGGTTCACCAGCCCGATTCCGCCGAAAAACGTCAACCTGAACCTGCCGATGAACGCCCAACTGCAGGACGCCATCAAGAACCCGAACGACAAGGGGATTTAA
- a CDS encoding LysR substrate-binding domain-containing protein translates to MDLKWLEDFISLAETHSFSRSAALRHVTQPAFSRRIRSLESWLGVDLIDRTAYPTRLTPAGELFHGQALEILAQLSHARALLRGQQSVPPDTVNVAVPHTLALTFFPKWLTEVKRTCGEFSTRLTAGNVHDAVMALESGGCDLLLCYHHPHQPVHLDPARYDMLVLGEEILRPYARCDSRGVPMYCLPGQASAPVPFLAYAPGAYLERMVALMVAEGEQTLHLAACYETDMAEGLKSMVLEGHGLAFLPESAVSREVRRHQLAVAGDARWQLSMEIRLYREHRSSKPLVNTLWQTLSDARSGKRGRGR, encoded by the coding sequence ATGGACTTGAAATGGCTGGAAGACTTTATCAGTCTGGCCGAAACCCACAGTTTTTCCCGTTCGGCAGCGTTGCGCCATGTGACCCAGCCGGCGTTTTCCCGCCGCATCCGCTCGCTGGAAAGCTGGCTGGGGGTGGACTTGATTGACCGCACCGCCTACCCCACCCGGCTCACTCCGGCGGGTGAGCTGTTTCATGGCCAGGCGCTGGAGATTCTGGCCCAGCTCAGCCATGCCCGCGCCCTGCTGCGCGGCCAGCAGTCGGTGCCGCCAGATACGGTGAATGTGGCGGTGCCGCATACCCTGGCGCTGACGTTCTTTCCAAAATGGCTGACCGAAGTCAAACGTACCTGCGGCGAATTCAGCACCCGGCTGACCGCCGGCAATGTGCACGATGCGGTGATGGCGCTGGAAAGCGGCGGTTGTGATTTGCTGCTGTGCTATCACCACCCACACCAGCCAGTTCACCTCGACCCGGCCCGCTACGACATGCTGGTGCTGGGCGAGGAAATCCTGCGCCCCTACGCCCGTTGCGACAGCCGGGGCGTGCCAATGTACTGCCTGCCCGGCCAGGCCAGTGCGCCCGTGCCGTTTCTGGCCTACGCCCCCGGTGCGTATCTGGAGCGGATGGTGGCGCTGATGGTAGCCGAGGGCGAACAAACCCTGCACCTGGCAGCGTGCTACGAAACCGATATGGCCGAAGGACTGAAAAGCATGGTGCTGGAAGGTCATGGCCTGGCGTTTTTGCCCGAGAGCGCGGTCAGCCGCGAAGTGCGCCGCCATCAGCTGGCGGTGGCCGGCGATGCCCGCTGGCAGCTGAGCATGGAAATCCGCCTGTACCGCGAACACCGCAGCAGCAAGCCGCTGGTAAACACCCTGTGGCAAACCTTGTCCGACGCGCGCAGCGGCAAGCGCGGGCGTGGGCGCTGA